In Polyodon spathula isolate WHYD16114869_AA chromosome 11, ASM1765450v1, whole genome shotgun sequence, one genomic interval encodes:
- the LOC121323438 gene encoding AP-2 complex subunit mu-like, with amino-acid sequence MVDEIRGGLLCLFNGSLCSDRIKRMAGMKESQISAEIELLPTNDKKKWARPPISMNFEVPFAPSGLKVRYLKVFEPKLNYSDHDVIKWVRYIGRSGIYETRC; translated from the exons ATGGTGGATGAAATCCGAGGCGGACTCT TGTGCCTGTTCAACGGTTCTCTCTGCTCTGACAGGATTAAGAGAATGGCTGGGATGAAGGAGTCTCAGATCAGTGCTGAGATCGAGCTTCTACCCACCAACGACAAGAAGAAATGGGCACGCCCGCCCATCTCCATGAACTTTGAG GTCCCGTTTGCACCGTCCGGGCTCAAGGTTCGATACCTGAAGGTGTTTGAGCCCAAGCTGAACTACAGCGACCATGATGTGATTAAATGGGTGCGCTACATTGGCCGGAGTGGCATCTACGAGACACGGTGCTAG